In the genome of Geotrypetes seraphini chromosome 16, aGeoSer1.1, whole genome shotgun sequence, one region contains:
- the LOC117349838 gene encoding tubulin polymerization-promoting protein family member 3-like translates to MSQELHEAFKMFAVYGDTSASGKDMTGKNFSKLCKECKIMDGKAITSTDIDIVFNKVKTKGARNITFEEFVESLKELAAKRFKGQAPAEALESMSKLVIGKSPSSTGITKAVAVGAVDRLTDTSKYTGSHKERFDESGKGKGISGREEMASNTGYVGAYKGAGTYDGKTKK, encoded by the exons ATGTCGCAGGAGCTACACGAAGCCTTCAAGATGTTTGCAGTCTATGGTGACACGTCTGCCTCAGGAAAGGACATGACCGGGAAGAACTTCTCCAAACTCTGCAAGGAGTGCAAAATCATGGACGGCAAAGCCATCACTAGCACGGACATAGACATCGTGTTCAACAAGGTTAA GACTAAGGGTGCACGGAATATCACTTTTGAAGAGTTTGTGGAGTCCCTGAAAGAGTTAGCAGCCAAGAGATTTAAAGGGCAGGCGCCTGCAGAGGCGTTGGAGTCCATGAGCAAGTTGGTGATAGGCAAGTCACCAAGCAGCACAGGCATAACG AAAGCAGTGGCTGTGGGGGCCGTGGACCGACTCACAGATACTTCAAAGTATACTGGCTCACACAAGGAGAGATTTGACGAAAGTGGGAAAGGCAAAGGCATCTCCGGGCGTGAAGAGATGGCCAGTAACACTGGCTATGTTGGTGCCTACAAAGGGGCTGGCACATATGATGGGAAAACTAAAAAATGA